Proteins encoded by one window of Lathyrus oleraceus cultivar Zhongwan6 chromosome 1, CAAS_Psat_ZW6_1.0, whole genome shotgun sequence:
- the LOC127137168 gene encoding pentatricopeptide repeat-containing protein At5g57250, mitochondrial isoform X2, which produces MWFFDNVVRSRSAWRPNLVTCTAVVNALCKLGRFDEVCDLVGKMEEDGLGLDVVLYSVWVCGYVEEKVLVEVFRKMREMVEKGIDHDFVSYTILIDGFSKLGDVEKSFTFLAKMIKEGIRPNKVTYTAILSAYCKKGKVEEAFGVFNRMKDMGVELDEFVFVVLIDGFGRVGDSDRVFQLFDEMEKRGIRPSVVTYNAVVNGLSKFGRTQEADEFSKNVAADVITYSTLLHGYTEEENVLGILQTKKRLEEAGISMDVVMCNVLIRALFMMGAFEDVYALYKGMPEMDLVPDSVTYCTMVDGYCKVGRIDEALEVFDDFRKTLISSYECYNSIINGLCKKGMVEMAIEALLELNHKCLMLDTGTYRLLMKTIFKENDSKTVLDLVCRMEGLGPDIYDAVCNDSIYLLCKRGLLSDATQLCIAMKKKGLPVTCKSYYSLLRRLLCVVGNNEQVPPLLNSFLKECGLVEPKVQKLLARYLCLKDVDSALQFLRKTVHNSSEITFPVSILKILIKEGRALDAYKLLTGVQDNLPVMYIDYAIVIHGLCKGGYLNKALDLCAFIEKEGMNLNIVVYNSIINGLCHEGCLIEAFRLFDSLEKLNLMTSEITYATLIYALCREGYLQDAEHVFTKMVRNGFQPKTQVYNSLLDAISKFGQLEKAFELLNDMEKKYVEFDNFTVSSVINCYCQKGDMEGGLEFYYKFKGKDILPDFLGFLYLIRGLCTKGRMEEARSVLREMLQFKNVTEMINIVNSEVDTESISDFLATLCEQGSILEAVAVLNEIASVFFPVQKSSAYNQGTDKSQKNYESKYFGFKSSTSLRSSCKSGLDFDFYYSRIAALCTKGELQDANQLAKEMLSDMEESMN; this is translated from the coding sequence ATGTGGTTTTTTGATAATGTCGTGAGGTCGAGAAGCGCGTGGCGGCCAAATTTGGTGACTTGTACTGCTGTTGTGAATGCTCTTTGTAAGTTGGGGAGGTTTGATGAAGTTTGTGATTTGGTTGGGAAAATGGAGGAAGATGGGTTGGGTTTGGATGTTGTTTTGTATAGTGTTTGGGTTTGTGGGTATGTTGAAGAAAAGGTTTTGGTTGAGGTTTTTAGGAAGATGAGAGAGATGGTGGAAAAGGGTATAGATCATGATTTTGTTAGTTATACTATACTCATTGATGGgttttctaagttaggtgatgTTGAAAAGTCTTTTACTTTTTTGGCTAAGATGATTAAAGAAGGTATTAGACCTAATAAGGTTACTTATACTGCAATTCTGTCTGCATATTGTAAGAAGGGTAAAGTAGAGGAAGCATTTGGTGTTTTCAATAGGATGAAAGATATGGGAGTTGAGTTGGATGAATTTGTGTTTGTGGTTTTGATTGATGGATTTGGAAGGGTAGGAGATTCTGATCGGGTGTTTCAACTTTTTGATGAAATGGAGAAGAGGGGGATTAGGCCTAGTGTTGTTACGTATAATGCTGTTGTGAATGGTTTGTCGAAGTTTGGGAGGACACAAGAGGCGGATGAGTTCTCGAAAAACGTGGCTGCAGATGTAATTACGTACAGCACGTTGTTGCATGGGTATACCGAAGAAGAGAATGTGTTGGGGATTTTGCAAACAAAGAAGCGGTTGGAAGAAGCTGGTATCTCCATGGATGTTGTAATGTGTAATGTATTGATTAGAGCATTGTTTATGATGGGGGCTTTTGAAGATGTTTATGCACTTTACAAAGGAATGCCGGAAATGGATTTGGTACCGGATTCTGTTACTTATTGCACGATGGTTGATGGGTATTGCAAGGTTGGTAGAATTGATGAGGCACTTGAGGTATTTGACGACTTCAGAAAGACATTGATATCTTCATATGAATGCTACAATAGTATCATCAATGGCCTTTGCAAGAAGGGTATGGTAGAAATGGCCATTGAAGCATTGCTTGAACTCAATCACAAATGTCTCATGTTGGATACAGGTACATATAGGTTGTTAATGAAGACGATTTTCAAAGAAAACGATTCAAAAACGGTTTTAGATTTAGTTTGCAGAATGGAAGGTTTAGGGCCAGATATATATGATGCAGTATGTAATGATTCCATATATTTATTATGTAAAAGAGGATTGCTCAGTGATGCGACTCAATTGTGCATTGCGATGAAAAAGAAAGGGTTACCTGTCACATGCAAGTCTTATTATTCACTTTTGAGAAGGCTTCTTTGTGTTGTTGGGAATAATGAGCAAGTTCCTCCCCTTTTGAATAGCTTTCTGAAAGAGTGCGGTCTAGTCGAACCAAAGGTTCAAAAGTTACTCGCACGATACCTTTGTCTGAAAGATGTCGATAGTGCCCTTCAATTTCTTAGAAAAACAGTGCACAATTCTTCAGAAATCACCTTTCCTGTATCCATTCTCAAGATTCTCATAAAGGAGGGTAGAGCTTTAGATGCATATAAGCTTCTTACCGGGGTTCAAGATAATTTACCAGTCATGTATATTGATTATGCCATCGTGATCCATGGCTTATGCAAGGGAGGATATCTCAATAAAGCGTTGGATCTTTGTGCCTTTATTGAAAAGGAAGGGATGAATTTGAACATAGTCGTATATAATTCAATAATAAACGGATTGTGCCATGAGGGATGTCTTATTGAAGCGTTTCGACTATTTGATTCTTTAGAGAAACTTAATTTGATGACCTCAGAAATAACTTATGCTACATTAATTTATGCTCTATGTAGAGAGGGATACTTGCAAGACGCAGAGCATGTTTTCACTAAAATGGTCAGGAACGGGTTTCAACCAAAAACACAAGTTTACAATTCATTGCTCGATGCTATATCTAAGTTTGGACAATTAGAAAAGGCATTTGAGCTTCTTAATGATATGGAGAAAAAATATGTCGAGTTTGACAATTTCACAGTTAGCTCTGTAATAAATTGCTATTGCCAAAAGGGCGACATGGAAGGAGGTCTTGAATTCTATTATAAGTTCAAGGGAAAAGATATATTACCCGATTTTTTAGGGTTCTTGTATTTGATAAGAGGTCTATGTACCAAGGGAAGGATGGAAGAAGCAAGGAGTGTATTGAGAGAAATGCTCCAATTCAAGAATGTTACCGAGATGATTAATATTGTCAACAGTGAGGTTGATACCGAGTCAATAAGCGACTTTCTCGCCACTTTGTGTGAGCAAGGAAGCATTCTAGAAGCTGTAGCAGTACTCAATGAAATTGCAAGCGTGTTTTTTCCCGTGCAAAAGTCGTCTGCTTATAATCAAGGAACCGATAAATCACAGAAGAATTATGAATCAAAATATTTTGGTTTTAAATCTTCGACCTCTCTACGTTCGTCTTGCAAAAGTGGTTTAGATTTTGATTTCTATTATTCTAGAATTGCTGCACTATGTACCAAAGGGGAGCTGCAGGATGCTAATCAATTAGCAAAGGAAATGCTTTCTGACATGGAAGAGTCTATGAACTGA
- the LOC127137216 gene encoding defensin-like protein 183: protein MMYQISKSFCFFAILVLVVAVQLIEVEGECTKIVGRCPVAECAIYCSRYAKGVHVREWSCDFFDLCTCNFDKPPPGSHQPACNIGIGLCSHECDESCCNAKCVGKYKDTGVGKCFADFGKVYCICSYRR, encoded by the exons atgatGTATCAAATCTCAAAATCTTTCTGTTTCTTTGCCATCTTAGTTTTAGTTGTTGCAG TGCAACTAATAGAAGTTGAAGGTGAGTGCACAAAGATTGTTGGTAGATGTCCTGTAGCAGAATGTGCTATCTATTGTAGCAGATATGCAAAAGGTGTTCATGTTAGAGAATGGAGTTGTGATTTCTTCGACTTATGCACTTGTAATTTCGATAAGCCACCACCAGGGTCACATCAACCTGCATGCAATATTGGAATTGGACTTTGCAGTCATGAATGTGATGAATCTTGTTGCAATGCAAAGTGTGTTGGTAAATATAAAGATACAGGTGTTGGAAAATGTTTTGCTGATTTTGGTAAAGTGTATTGCATTTGTAGCTATAGACGTTAA
- the LOC127137201 gene encoding glycosyltransferase BC10: MNTAKIWRQSMGDMQIFSGSRYRPPTKKPMLIVVLVSFVIMFVVTCAYLYRPRNRTVCNMFSTRKCKDIADWLPPVPVRDYTDDEIAAQVVFRDILNTPVVMPTNPKIAFMFLTPGSLPFEKLWDNFFQGHEGKFSIYVHASQTKPVHASRYFVNRDIHSGKVVWGKISMVDAERRLLANALQDPHNQHFVLLSDSCVPLYNFDYIFDYLMYTNISFVDCFRDPGPVGNGRYSERMLPEVEIKDFRKGAQWFSMKRQHAIMVMADHLYYSIFQAHCEPGVDGKNCIADEHYLPTFFSIVDPGGIANWSITHVDWSEQKWHPKSYVTQDITFDLLNTITSIDESVHVTSDEKKEVLRWPCLWNGIQKPCYLFARKFTPETEDSLLKLLSNYSSS, from the exons ATGAATACAGCGAAAATTTGGCGTCAAAGCATGGGCGATATGCAGATCTTTTCTGGATCACGATACCGTCCACCGACGAAGAAGCCAATGTTGATTGTTGTTCTGGTTTCATTTGTAATCATGTTTGTTGTAACTTGTGCTTATCTTTATCGGCCGCGAAATCGTACAGTTTGTAACATGTTCTCTACTAGAAAGTGCAAAGACATTGCTGATTGGCTTCCTCCTGTTCCTGTAAGGGACTACACTGATGATGAGATTGCAGCACAGGTTGTTTTTAGAGATATTTTGAACACACCAGTAGTCATGCCAACGAATCCGAAAATCGCTTTCATGTTTTTGACGCCGGGTTCTCTACCGTTTGAAAAACTGTGGGATAACTTCTTCCAA GGTCATGAAGGGAAGTTCTCTATTTATGTTCACGCGTCTCAGACTAAACCAGTTCACGCGAGCCGTTACTTTGTTAATCGGGATATACATAGTGGCAAGGTGGTATGGGGAAAAATATCGATGGTTGATGCAGAGCGACGACTGCTGGCAAATGCGCTACAAGATCCTCATAACCAGCACTTTGTTTTACTTTCTGATAG CTGCGTGCCGCTGTataattttgattacattttCGATTATCTGATGTATACAAATATCAGCTTTGTAGACTG CTTTCGTGATCCTGGTCCGGTTGGAAATGGCAGATATTCAGAACGCATGTTACCCGAAGTCGAGATTAAGGACTTTAGAAAGGGTGCTCAG TGGTTCTCAATGAAACGGCAACATGCTATTATGGTTATGGCGGATCACCTGTATTACTCGATATTTCAGGCTCACTGTGAG CCCGGTGTAGATGGGAAGAATTGCATTGCAGATGAGCATTACTTACCGACCTTCTTCTCG ATTGTCGACCCCGGCGGAATCGCAAACTGGTCAATAACTCATGTTGATTGGTCTGAACAAAAATGGCATCCGAAATCATATGTGACTCAGGATATTACTTTCGATCTTTTGAATACTATTACG TCCATTGACGAAAGCGTACACGTGACCAGTGACGAGAAG AAAGAAGTACTAAGATGGCCTTGCTTATGGAACGGAATTCAGAAGCCGTGTTACCTATTTGCTAGGAAATTCACTCCTGAAACAGAAGACAGTTTGTTGAAGCTTCTCTCCAATTATTCATCCTCTTGA
- the LOC127137168 gene encoding pentatricopeptide repeat-containing protein At5g57250, mitochondrial isoform X1 gives MLFPSTKPFSSSLQSSLKRGFTPTPNSINTFFHFLLNLRKFNIIINLFHQFTTNKFPITPKTHTFFTWALLNTHSLEQAERFMKKNPHTPSRAWDALIRGLCSTRPEEPERVLSVLKHCLVSRCVFVSSSVFCCVIQKLCYEGHVGKAIEVLELMAEHRNEYPFDDFVCSSVISAFCRIGKPELSMWFFDNVVRSRSAWRPNLVTCTAVVNALCKLGRFDEVCDLVGKMEEDGLGLDVVLYSVWVCGYVEEKVLVEVFRKMREMVEKGIDHDFVSYTILIDGFSKLGDVEKSFTFLAKMIKEGIRPNKVTYTAILSAYCKKGKVEEAFGVFNRMKDMGVELDEFVFVVLIDGFGRVGDSDRVFQLFDEMEKRGIRPSVVTYNAVVNGLSKFGRTQEADEFSKNVAADVITYSTLLHGYTEEENVLGILQTKKRLEEAGISMDVVMCNVLIRALFMMGAFEDVYALYKGMPEMDLVPDSVTYCTMVDGYCKVGRIDEALEVFDDFRKTLISSYECYNSIINGLCKKGMVEMAIEALLELNHKCLMLDTGTYRLLMKTIFKENDSKTVLDLVCRMEGLGPDIYDAVCNDSIYLLCKRGLLSDATQLCIAMKKKGLPVTCKSYYSLLRRLLCVVGNNEQVPPLLNSFLKECGLVEPKVQKLLARYLCLKDVDSALQFLRKTVHNSSEITFPVSILKILIKEGRALDAYKLLTGVQDNLPVMYIDYAIVIHGLCKGGYLNKALDLCAFIEKEGMNLNIVVYNSIINGLCHEGCLIEAFRLFDSLEKLNLMTSEITYATLIYALCREGYLQDAEHVFTKMVRNGFQPKTQVYNSLLDAISKFGQLEKAFELLNDMEKKYVEFDNFTVSSVINCYCQKGDMEGGLEFYYKFKGKDILPDFLGFLYLIRGLCTKGRMEEARSVLREMLQFKNVTEMINIVNSEVDTESISDFLATLCEQGSILEAVAVLNEIASVFFPVQKSSAYNQGTDKSQKNYESKYFGFKSSTSLRSSCKSGLDFDFYYSRIAALCTKGELQDANQLAKEMLSDMEESMN, from the coding sequence ATGTTGTTCCCCTCAACAAAACCCTTCTCATCTTCCCTCCAATCCTCACTCAAACGTGGATTTACTCCCACTCCAAATTCAATCAACACCTTCTTCCATTTCCTCCTCAATCTCCGCAAATTCAACATAATCATCAACCTCTTCCATCAATTCACCACCAACAAATTCCCAATCACTCCAAAAACCCACACTTTCTTCACATGGGCCCTTCTCAATACCCACAGCTTAGAACAAGCCGAACGATTCATGAAGAAAAATCCACACACCCCATCTCGCGCGTGGGACGCGCTCATCCGTGGTCTCTGCTCCACGCGCCCAGAAGAGCCAGAAAGGGTTCTCTCGGTTCTGAAACATTGTTTGGTAAGCCGTTGCGTTTTTGTATCTTCCTCCGTTTTTTGTTGCGTAATTCAAAAACTTTGCTATGAGGGTCATGTGGGTAAGGCTATTGAGGTTCTTGAGTTGATGGCTGAGCATAGAAATGAATACCCTTTTGATGATTTTGTTTGTAGTTCGGTGATTTCGGCTTTTTGTAGGATCGGAAAACCGGAACTTTCAATGTGGTTTTTTGATAATGTCGTGAGGTCGAGAAGCGCGTGGCGGCCAAATTTGGTGACTTGTACTGCTGTTGTGAATGCTCTTTGTAAGTTGGGGAGGTTTGATGAAGTTTGTGATTTGGTTGGGAAAATGGAGGAAGATGGGTTGGGTTTGGATGTTGTTTTGTATAGTGTTTGGGTTTGTGGGTATGTTGAAGAAAAGGTTTTGGTTGAGGTTTTTAGGAAGATGAGAGAGATGGTGGAAAAGGGTATAGATCATGATTTTGTTAGTTATACTATACTCATTGATGGgttttctaagttaggtgatgTTGAAAAGTCTTTTACTTTTTTGGCTAAGATGATTAAAGAAGGTATTAGACCTAATAAGGTTACTTATACTGCAATTCTGTCTGCATATTGTAAGAAGGGTAAAGTAGAGGAAGCATTTGGTGTTTTCAATAGGATGAAAGATATGGGAGTTGAGTTGGATGAATTTGTGTTTGTGGTTTTGATTGATGGATTTGGAAGGGTAGGAGATTCTGATCGGGTGTTTCAACTTTTTGATGAAATGGAGAAGAGGGGGATTAGGCCTAGTGTTGTTACGTATAATGCTGTTGTGAATGGTTTGTCGAAGTTTGGGAGGACACAAGAGGCGGATGAGTTCTCGAAAAACGTGGCTGCAGATGTAATTACGTACAGCACGTTGTTGCATGGGTATACCGAAGAAGAGAATGTGTTGGGGATTTTGCAAACAAAGAAGCGGTTGGAAGAAGCTGGTATCTCCATGGATGTTGTAATGTGTAATGTATTGATTAGAGCATTGTTTATGATGGGGGCTTTTGAAGATGTTTATGCACTTTACAAAGGAATGCCGGAAATGGATTTGGTACCGGATTCTGTTACTTATTGCACGATGGTTGATGGGTATTGCAAGGTTGGTAGAATTGATGAGGCACTTGAGGTATTTGACGACTTCAGAAAGACATTGATATCTTCATATGAATGCTACAATAGTATCATCAATGGCCTTTGCAAGAAGGGTATGGTAGAAATGGCCATTGAAGCATTGCTTGAACTCAATCACAAATGTCTCATGTTGGATACAGGTACATATAGGTTGTTAATGAAGACGATTTTCAAAGAAAACGATTCAAAAACGGTTTTAGATTTAGTTTGCAGAATGGAAGGTTTAGGGCCAGATATATATGATGCAGTATGTAATGATTCCATATATTTATTATGTAAAAGAGGATTGCTCAGTGATGCGACTCAATTGTGCATTGCGATGAAAAAGAAAGGGTTACCTGTCACATGCAAGTCTTATTATTCACTTTTGAGAAGGCTTCTTTGTGTTGTTGGGAATAATGAGCAAGTTCCTCCCCTTTTGAATAGCTTTCTGAAAGAGTGCGGTCTAGTCGAACCAAAGGTTCAAAAGTTACTCGCACGATACCTTTGTCTGAAAGATGTCGATAGTGCCCTTCAATTTCTTAGAAAAACAGTGCACAATTCTTCAGAAATCACCTTTCCTGTATCCATTCTCAAGATTCTCATAAAGGAGGGTAGAGCTTTAGATGCATATAAGCTTCTTACCGGGGTTCAAGATAATTTACCAGTCATGTATATTGATTATGCCATCGTGATCCATGGCTTATGCAAGGGAGGATATCTCAATAAAGCGTTGGATCTTTGTGCCTTTATTGAAAAGGAAGGGATGAATTTGAACATAGTCGTATATAATTCAATAATAAACGGATTGTGCCATGAGGGATGTCTTATTGAAGCGTTTCGACTATTTGATTCTTTAGAGAAACTTAATTTGATGACCTCAGAAATAACTTATGCTACATTAATTTATGCTCTATGTAGAGAGGGATACTTGCAAGACGCAGAGCATGTTTTCACTAAAATGGTCAGGAACGGGTTTCAACCAAAAACACAAGTTTACAATTCATTGCTCGATGCTATATCTAAGTTTGGACAATTAGAAAAGGCATTTGAGCTTCTTAATGATATGGAGAAAAAATATGTCGAGTTTGACAATTTCACAGTTAGCTCTGTAATAAATTGCTATTGCCAAAAGGGCGACATGGAAGGAGGTCTTGAATTCTATTATAAGTTCAAGGGAAAAGATATATTACCCGATTTTTTAGGGTTCTTGTATTTGATAAGAGGTCTATGTACCAAGGGAAGGATGGAAGAAGCAAGGAGTGTATTGAGAGAAATGCTCCAATTCAAGAATGTTACCGAGATGATTAATATTGTCAACAGTGAGGTTGATACCGAGTCAATAAGCGACTTTCTCGCCACTTTGTGTGAGCAAGGAAGCATTCTAGAAGCTGTAGCAGTACTCAATGAAATTGCAAGCGTGTTTTTTCCCGTGCAAAAGTCGTCTGCTTATAATCAAGGAACCGATAAATCACAGAAGAATTATGAATCAAAATATTTTGGTTTTAAATCTTCGACCTCTCTACGTTCGTCTTGCAAAAGTGGTTTAGATTTTGATTTCTATTATTCTAGAATTGCTGCACTATGTACCAAAGGGGAGCTGCAGGATGCTAATCAATTAGCAAAGGAAATGCTTTCTGACATGGAAGAGTCTATGAACTGA